The following is a genomic window from Methanofollis sp..
CCCTCCGCCATCGTCGTGCACCCCCCCTTTCCGGTGATGCTCTTCGAGAGGAGGACCGTCTCGCCATACCGGTCGGCTTCGATCGCCGCCCTCACTCCGGCGCCGCCACTCCCGATGACAAGGGTATGGCAGTCGATACTATCCAGCGCGCGCATCCTATTATACCGTGGGAAGTGTCAGTACATAAATACCATTGTGTGGGACCAGTGAGAGTGAGCCATAAATGAGGCTTGTAATGAAATTTGGCGGCACCTCGGTCGGCGATGCCGGGGCGATCGGGCGGACTGTCGACATCCTCGCCCGCTACCATGCCGAAGGGCATGAGGTGGCGGTCGTCGTATCGGCGATGTCGGGCGTCACCGATCAGCTCCATGCGATCGCTGCCGAGGCCGAATCATCTGTAGAAGAGCCCCCGATTGCCGCATTTATCCAGGCTCTCCGGGCGAAACATCTCAAGACGCTCGAAGCCGCCGCTCCCGGCCAGGCCGAAGAGGTGGGGGCTGTCATCAACGAGCGCCTTGTCAACCTCGAACACATCCTTACGGCGGTTCACGCCCTCCATGAACTCACCCAGCGCTCGAAGGACTATATCGTCAGTTATGGCGAGCGTCTTTCGGCGCTCATCCTCTCGGCCGCGATCAGGGAGCGGGGCATCCCCTCCACCGCCCTTGATGGCTGCGAGGCCGGGATCCTGACAACGAGCAAGCACGGCGACGCCCTTGTCCTGCCGCAGAGCGATCCCCGTATCCACAGCCGGGTCGTCCCCCTGCTCATGGACGGTGTGCCGGTGATCACCGGCTACATGGGCTGCACTCCCGAGGGCATCGTCACCACTCTCGGCCGCAGCGGTTCCGACTACTCGGCCGCGATCGTCGGCCGCGCCATCGACGCCGACGAGATCTGGATCTGGACCGACGTCGACGGCGTGATGACCTCAGACCCGAAGATCATCGCAGATGTCCGCGTCCTGCCCTATGTCAGCTACCGCGAGGCAATGGAACTCTCGTACTTCGGGGCGAAGGTCCTCCACCCGAAGACGATCGAACCCGCGATGGAGAAGGACACCATCGTCCGGGTCAAGAACACCTTCAACCCCGACTCTCCCGGAACGGTCGTCCGCCGGCAGGAGCAGAAGGAGAAGCGTGTCGTCAAGGCGATCACCCACATCGCCCGCGTCGCCCT
Proteins encoded in this region:
- a CDS encoding FAD-binding protein, whose product is MRALDSIDCHTLVIGSGGAGVRAAIEADRYGETVLLSKSITGKGGCTTMAEG
- a CDS encoding aspartate kinase — encoded protein: MKFGGTSVGDAGAIGRTVDILARYHAEGHEVAVVVSAMSGVTDQLHAIAAEAESSVEEPPIAAFIQALRAKHLKTLEAAAPGQAEEVGAVINERLVNLEHILTAVHALHELTQRSKDYIVSYGERLSALILSAAIRERGIPSTALDGCEAGILTTSKHGDALVLPQSDPRIHSRVVPLLMDGVPVITGYMGCTPEGIVTTLGRSGSDYSAAIVGRAIDADEIWIWTDVDGVMTSDPKIIADVRVLPYVSYREAMELSYFGAKVLHPKTIEPAMEKDTIVRVKNTFNPDSPGTVVRRQEQKEKRVVKAITHIARVALVNINGVQMIGRPGVAREIFTALGDVGINVMMISQASSQANISLIIEENDLPLALEVLAAPVKSGLVREVTSDRNVVAIAVIGAGMAGTPGISGRIFTALGKAGVNVMMISQGSSEVNVSFVVRQDESRKALQVLHDEFRLSEECKDE